In Doryrhamphus excisus isolate RoL2022-K1 chromosome 7, RoL_Dexc_1.0, whole genome shotgun sequence, one genomic interval encodes:
- the pacsin3 gene encoding protein kinase C and casein kinase substrate in neurons protein 3 isoform X2, giving the protein MSSDGDLSSLGSCDSFWEPGNYKRTVKRVDDGHRLCNELVSCFQERAKIEKSYAVQLSDWAKRWRSVVEKGPQYGTLEKAWHAFMQAADRLCELHQELRDRLAGEDSEKVRNWQKEAFHKQMMGSFRETKEADDGFRKAQKPWVRKLKELESSKKSYHQARKEEWTAINRETHAKADPSKSQEEVRKYTTRVERCNQEAEKAKERYEKALEELNRCNPRYMEDMEQVFDLTQEAERKRLFFFKEVLLDVHTHLDLSAKEGFRQLYQDLGQTIRAANEAEDLRWWRNTHGPGMSMKWPQYEEWTPETGRSISRKERGAQSDDNVVTLTNIVTSGGDNVPPSPVTQNATRVAKDYSSDWSDDDNPKKVVVNGVGEAEAKEEQVEGVRVRALYDYTGQEGDELSFKAGEELLKLGEEDEQGWCKGQLTDGQVGLYPANYVQLTDS; this is encoded by the exons ATGTCTTCCGACGGGGACCTGAGTAGCCTTGGAAGCTGCGATAGCTTCTGGGAG CCAGGAAACTACAAGAGAACAGTGAAGCGGGTCGACGACGGCCACCGACTCTGCAACGAGCTGGTCAGCTGCTTCCAGGAACGCGCCAAGATCGAGAAAAGCTACGCCGTGCAGCTGAGCGACTGGGCCAAAAGGTGGAGAAGTGTGGTTGAGAAAG GGCCTCAGTACGGTACCCTGGAGAAGGCGTGGCACGCCTTCATGCAGGCCGCCGATCGGCTCTGCGAGCTCCATCAAGAACTGCGCGACCGGCTGGCGGGAGAAGACAGTGAAAAGGTGCGAAACTGGCAGAAAGAAGCCTTCCACAAGCAGATGATGGGAAGTTTCCGGGAGACCAAGGAGGCGGACGATGGCTTCCGTAAAGCCCAGAAACCTTGGGTTCGCAAATTAAAAGAG TTGGAGTCGAGTAAGAAGAGCTACCACCAGGCCAGGAAGGAGGAGTGGACAGCGATTAATCGGGAAACGCACGCTAAGGCCGACCCGTCCAAGTCTCAGGAGGAAGTACGCAAGTACACGACCCGGGTGGAGCGCTGCAACCAGGAGGCTGAAAAA GCCAAGGAGCGTTATGAAAAGGCCCTGGAAGAACTGAACCGCTGCAACCCGCGTTACATGGAGGACATGGAACAGGTGTTTGACCTCACCCAGGAAGCTGAGCGCAAGAGGCTCTTCTTCTTTAAGGAGGTCCTGCTGGACGTCCATACGCACCTGGACCTGTCCGCCAAAGAAGG TTTCAGACAGCTGTACCAGGACCTGGGTCAGACCATCCGAGCGGCTAACGAAGCGGAAGATCTGCGATGGTGGAGGAACACCCATGGGCCAGGCATGAGCATGAAGTGGCCACAGTACGag gAATGGACTCCAGAGACCGGTCGATCAATCAGCAGGAAGGAGCGAGGCGCTCAATCGGACGACAACGTAGTCACCCTCACCAACATTGTGACCTCAGGGGGGGACAACGTCCCACCCAGCCCCGTCACCCAAAATGCCACCA GGGTTGCAAAAGACTACTCGTCCGATTGGTCGGATGACGACAACCCGAAGAAGGTGGTGGTAAACGGTGTCGGAGAAGCCGAAGCCAAAGAGGAGCAGGTAGAGGGGGTGCGAGTCCGAGCGCTCTATGATTACACGGGTCAGGAGGGTGACGAGCTCAGCTTCAAAGCAG GAGAGGAGCTGCTGAAGCTGGGTGAGGAAGACGAGCAGGGCTGGTGTAAAGGTCAGCTGACCGACGGTCAGGTGGGTCTCTATCCCGCCAATTACGTCCAACTCACCGATTCCTGA
- the pacsin3 gene encoding protein kinase C and casein kinase substrate in neurons protein 3 isoform X1, translating to MSSDGDLSSLGSCDSFWEPGNYKRTVKRVDDGHRLCNELVSCFQERAKIEKSYAVQLSDWAKRWRSVVEKGPQYGTLEKAWHAFMQAADRLCELHQELRDRLAGEDSEKVRNWQKEAFHKQMMGSFRETKEADDGFRKAQKPWVRKLKELESSKKSYHQARKEEWTAINRETHAKADPSKSQEEVRKYTTRVERCNQEAEKAKERYEKALEELNRCNPRYMEDMEQVFDLTQEAERKRLFFFKEVLLDVHTHLDLSAKEGFRQLYQDLGQTIRAANEAEDLRWWRNTHGPGMSMKWPQYEEWTPETGRSISRKERGAQSDDNVVTLTNIVTSGGDNVPPSPVTQNATTRVAKDYSSDWSDDDNPKKVVVNGVGEAEAKEEQVEGVRVRALYDYTGQEGDELSFKAGEELLKLGEEDEQGWCKGQLTDGQVGLYPANYVQLTDS from the exons ATGTCTTCCGACGGGGACCTGAGTAGCCTTGGAAGCTGCGATAGCTTCTGGGAG CCAGGAAACTACAAGAGAACAGTGAAGCGGGTCGACGACGGCCACCGACTCTGCAACGAGCTGGTCAGCTGCTTCCAGGAACGCGCCAAGATCGAGAAAAGCTACGCCGTGCAGCTGAGCGACTGGGCCAAAAGGTGGAGAAGTGTGGTTGAGAAAG GGCCTCAGTACGGTACCCTGGAGAAGGCGTGGCACGCCTTCATGCAGGCCGCCGATCGGCTCTGCGAGCTCCATCAAGAACTGCGCGACCGGCTGGCGGGAGAAGACAGTGAAAAGGTGCGAAACTGGCAGAAAGAAGCCTTCCACAAGCAGATGATGGGAAGTTTCCGGGAGACCAAGGAGGCGGACGATGGCTTCCGTAAAGCCCAGAAACCTTGGGTTCGCAAATTAAAAGAG TTGGAGTCGAGTAAGAAGAGCTACCACCAGGCCAGGAAGGAGGAGTGGACAGCGATTAATCGGGAAACGCACGCTAAGGCCGACCCGTCCAAGTCTCAGGAGGAAGTACGCAAGTACACGACCCGGGTGGAGCGCTGCAACCAGGAGGCTGAAAAA GCCAAGGAGCGTTATGAAAAGGCCCTGGAAGAACTGAACCGCTGCAACCCGCGTTACATGGAGGACATGGAACAGGTGTTTGACCTCACCCAGGAAGCTGAGCGCAAGAGGCTCTTCTTCTTTAAGGAGGTCCTGCTGGACGTCCATACGCACCTGGACCTGTCCGCCAAAGAAGG TTTCAGACAGCTGTACCAGGACCTGGGTCAGACCATCCGAGCGGCTAACGAAGCGGAAGATCTGCGATGGTGGAGGAACACCCATGGGCCAGGCATGAGCATGAAGTGGCCACAGTACGag gAATGGACTCCAGAGACCGGTCGATCAATCAGCAGGAAGGAGCGAGGCGCTCAATCGGACGACAACGTAGTCACCCTCACCAACATTGTGACCTCAGGGGGGGACAACGTCCCACCCAGCCCCGTCACCCAAAATGCCACCACCAG GGTTGCAAAAGACTACTCGTCCGATTGGTCGGATGACGACAACCCGAAGAAGGTGGTGGTAAACGGTGTCGGAGAAGCCGAAGCCAAAGAGGAGCAGGTAGAGGGGGTGCGAGTCCGAGCGCTCTATGATTACACGGGTCAGGAGGGTGACGAGCTCAGCTTCAAAGCAG GAGAGGAGCTGCTGAAGCTGGGTGAGGAAGACGAGCAGGGCTGGTGTAAAGGTCAGCTGACCGACGGTCAGGTGGGTCTCTATCCCGCCAATTACGTCCAACTCACCGATTCCTGA